A segment of the Panthera uncia isolate 11264 chromosome F1, Puncia_PCG_1.0, whole genome shotgun sequence genome:
ctcactgagccacttaggtgctactatttttttttttcaagattatatttttggggtgcctgagtagctcaatcggttaagcatccgacttcaactcaggtcatgatcttacagttcatgggtttgagcctgtgtcaggctctgcactggtggtgcggagcctgcttgggattctctttctctctctctgcccctcccccacgaaTGCTcgcgcgcgctcgctctctctctctctctctctctctcaaaaatgaatacataaacgttaaaaaatatatatatatatatatatttttttttttatttttaagtaatctctacatccaacatggggctcaaacccacaaccctaagATTAAAAGTCTTgggttccactgactgagccaccagccaggtgccctgagggcaTGCCCTTTTAGAGGGCACTATGAGAATCAAGTGAAGAAGATAGTGTGACAAAGCATATTCAGTATAATTTATCTTTGGAAAGTGAAAACTCagtaagtcacagaaataaactcttggCTGGAACCACTGTACCCTGGTTCTCATGATGTGGAGAAACTCCTAAGTTTTTATGTGTATCTAGAAGAAACTTGGCTTTTAATAAGTTCCAGAaacagtgtttaaaaattttttatgttttatttatttttgagagagacagacagagcgcgagcaggggaggggcaaagagagagggagacacagaatccgaagcgggctccaggctccgagctgccagcacagagcccaacggggggcttgaactcacagaccatgaggtcatgaccagaactgaagtcagtgcttaaccgcctgagccccccaggcacccctggaaacaGTGTTTTCAAGAACAGTTCCCTTTGCATCTCCCTTTGCCCCGTCTTCTATTTTGCCAGGAATCTGGTTGATTAGCATTTATGTTCTGTAAGCATCTTCTGAGCACCTGCTGAATCCCTAGCCCTGAGCTAGAtccagggacacagagacagtAATCCCCATTACTACTTCTGCTTCGTGTGCAAGATCCAGAGCTCAGCCCTGGAAGAAGAGACCATCTTGCAGGAAGGGGGACTCTGGGTGCCTGCTCCCATAGCTGAGGGACCTCGTGTTTCCTTAGGGGAAAGGCATTGAGGAGCGGCAGCAGCTCATCAAGCAGCTGAGGGACGAGCTGCGACTGGAAGAAGCCCGGCTGGTGCTGCTAAAGAAGCTGAGGCAGAGCCAGCTCCAGAAGGAGAACGTAGTCCAGAAGGTACTGACTGCGCCCTGGAAGTAAGGGGCTGGGTCTGACAGTGGCCTCACCCAGGTAGGTTCAACTGGGTGGCCCATTCTTGTCCAGTTCCGTGCTTTTTAGTTTCTAAGaagagtgatttcttttttttttttttttaattgtaggcCCTAATCAAGAAAACCTTGATTCCATTTTTCTCGGTTTTCCTTCTGGTCAACAGAAGCTTCACACTGACTGGGGATTTTTAAAGTCCAGGAGTGTACCAGacttctgcctctgtttcttcattctgtcttctctcccccagACCCCGGTTGTGCAGAACGCGGCATCCATCGTGCAGCCATCTCCTGCCCATGGGGGACAGCAGGGCCTGTCCAAGCTTCCCTCCCGGCCTGGGGCCCAAGGGGTGGAACCACAGAGTCTGAGAACATTACAGGTGCGTAACCTGCCTTGGGGCCCCGTGTATCCCAGCTCTGGTTTGGGACTTCTGTGACGATCGTAGAAGAACCTGGCCGTGGTAGAGGTGCTGGTGCTGCACACAGTCCCGTTGGTCCCTCCTCGCTGCCTGGCTGTGTGTTactgggtggcacagtgggaCAAGTAATCCTCCTCTTCCCGCTGTGGTTTTTCTTCTCTGGAGGTTTCTAGCTTAGCCCTTTTTCGTCTAGGAGTAGACAGAATTCCCGACTCTcgctgtgtttctgtttttccacTCGGCTGTGTGTTATAGGCAGTGTTCTCTCTCCAGCATGTTGGTGGAGCGTTTTACCACCTATGactgcttcttttcctcttcttccccctcaGGGTCACAGTGTCATCCGCTCCGCGACCAGTACCACCCTCCCACATATGTTGATGTCCCAACGTGTTATTGCACCAAACCCAGCCCAGCTACAGGGTCAACGGGGCCCACCTAAGCCTGGCCTTGTACGCACCACAACACCCAACATGAATCCTGCCATCAATTACCAACCGGTGAGAAAGTCCTAATATGGAAACAGAGAagtcttttctttgctttccctgTTGAAAGGACCACAGACCGTACAGTTTGGGACATAGAGAAGCTCTAGGACAGCCAGGGTAATTGTGGTAGAGCTTGTATCGATCGTAGTGCCCAGGGTGGAAGCTGGAGGGACTCCCTGGGAGTAGGAGCGGAGAAGGGAGGCTGTACACGGCAGAGCGGCAGCAGGCTCATACCCGCCTGGAGGAAAGCAGCGGGGGTCAGGGGAAGAAGAGGCCTGAGGATGTGGGCCAGAGAGCATCCCCCGTGCTTGTGTTCCTCCGCCTCCTAGCCTCTGTCGTTCTCTTTTCCCGTGTGCTGGAGTTCTTCTTCATTGAGGTTGGACACCTCGTCCTTTTTTCTGAGTTTCGGGAAAGCTAAGTTGTCCCAACTCGGCTCAGGTAGTGTTTTCTGCCACTGAAGCAAGAATTCGTCCTTCCCCCGCACCCCGCCACTGACCCTGTGCCCCCTCCATTCCAGCAGTCGAGTTCTTCCGTTCCCTGCCAGCGCACAACATCCTCTGCCATCTATATGAACCTCGCCTCCCACATGCAGCCGGGGACTGTGAACAGGGTGTCCTCCCCCCTGCCGAGCCCCAGCGCCATGACCGATGCCGCCAACTCCCAGGCTGCCGCCAAACTGGCTCTTCGCAAACAGCTGGAAAAGACCCTCCTGGAGATTCCGCCGCCTAAACCTCCTGCTCCCCTGCTTCACTTCCTGCCTAGCGCGGCCAATAGCGAGTTCATCTACATGGTGGGCTTGGAAGAAGTCGTACAGAGTGTCATCGACAGCCAAGGTGAGGCTGTTTTATGTGGTCAGTCTTTTATCTACGCAGGAGGTTGCCAAGCCTGATTGACCTGGGCCGCGTATCCCAGGGCGCTGTGTGACGTCAAGTAACCTGTTCTTAACTGCTGTCAGACCACCTCCCGTTCGTTACTCGGAAATGCCTCTTGTATGTCTGTATATCTTAGGCTTAAcatttgtattgtattttgtAGACCGTGTATATTTTTGGCAGGATATTGTTTGGTCCTTTTCAGTGGTGCCCAGCACGACGTATACGCAATTTGGTGACTAGAACACTTACGTGTAACGTCAGCGCTTGTGTGGCATTGCGCTGCGTTGTTACGTTCAGTCCCTGCCACTTGAGGACTTACAGGTGGGAAAGTAGGTGTACTGACTGAGTAGGTGACCGTGACCACGTGGAAGCTGTGAACCAGAGCTGACCCAGACTGTGAAGCATTGGCACTAACAGAAGTTATTAAGCCTGAGTTTCCAGACACGTGGACTTAGGGGAACACCTGACGGTGGAGGAAAGTGCCTGAAGGGCTCAGCATTGACTCTAAACAGGTCTGATTTGGACACTGGTAACTAAACGGTGGAAATGTGACAGTGCGGTCTGAGGTAAAAACGTGCTAAGGAGCACGTGTCGCGGACCCAGGTGGAGTCTGCCGCCCTGTGAGTTAGCACGCTTCCTTCTTGCTGTACTAAAAGTCCGCAAAGCCGGGTTCTTGTCTCAGCTTTGCCCTCAGGAGCTCTGTTTCTTCGTGTCCTCCTCTGTAAGTGGGGACGGTACCGTCTGAATTCCCTAAAGTGACGTTGTTACAGTCGaatgaaataaaagttattttataaactgCAGAGTACTCTTCTTGTAGAGTCTCTTTCTGAATTCAGCGGAATAACCTCCTGAAAAATTCATTTGGTGAAGAGAATCGGGAGATGGGGAGATGCGAAGGCCCTGATTGCTCTCTCTGTTGGCATCTAGGCAAAAGCTGTGCCTCACTCCTGCGGGTCGAACCCTTTGTTTGCGCCCAGTGCCGCACAGATTTCACCCCTCACTGGAAGCAAGAGAAGAATGGTAAGATTCTGTGTGAGCAGTGTATGACCTCCAACCAGAAGAAGGCTCTAAAGGCCGAACACACCAACCggctgaaaaatgcttttgttAAAGCCCTACAGCAGGAACAGGTAAGAATCCTGATGTCTCCCCAACCACCTACTCAGGTTGGGTTTTCCCAAAAGGTAGCTCCTTCTAGTTTTTAGAGGATTTGTCTGTGCGATCCCCACAGTCCTGACGGCCTGGAGGCCCGGGTTCCCTGTCCCTCCCCGTACCGATCTGTCTGCTGATCTCCATGTGACTGTCTCTGGTGGGGCAAGAGCATGAATGACAGTGTGGTCCAGGGTGGGGACAGACAGGAGGCAGACATGCGGCTTTCCCTGGTGGCGGCCGAAGAAATCCCTCAACTTCTTGTCCTCCTCAAACAAATGGATTTTGGTGGGAGGGATTATATTTGTACTGGAAATCTCTCAGAGAGACCGAATTCTCTGCAGTCCGTATCTGACAAGGGAATGACCCAGGAGAGAGTGGACTGTAATGTGGCCCGGCGAAGAGGAACGGCAAGGAGGGAGCGGGTGTGCCCTGCGGACTGGGCGAGGGGAAGATGTGTTGGGAAGCTTGGACCCTTCCCCTCAATCCTGCTTCCACCCCACCACCCATCAGACCCCTTTGGGTGGCGTCCAGGGACCTTCTGGAAAACAGGTAGACGGGAGTCAAAAATAAAACCTCCGTAAACTCCTCACCATCACGTCCGTCAGCTGGTTGCCACCACCCAGGCGTCTCCTGCCAGCATCCGAGCGCCAGCTTTTCCTGGACAGACGGACCCCTTAATCGGCAGAGCAGGGCTAGCTCCTTGTGCCCAGAGCCCCAACTTGCCTTCTCCATATGCCTCCTACTTGTCGTGTTGGCAGCAGTAGAAATAGGAGGAGCCCTAGGTTTCCTGGGTAGGAAATTGGGTGCTGTCCTGCCAAGTTGACCTGCTGACTCCCGACAGGAAATCGAACAGCGGCTACAGCAGCAGGCAGCCCTTTCCCCCACTGCGGCTCCGGCCGTGTCCAGTGTCAGTAAACAAGAGACCATCATGAGACATCACACGCTTCGGCAGGTGAGGCCGTCTGGGGTGGTTTGCCAGCCGTGGATCCCAGCGTGTCCGCCTTTGCTGGGAAGTCTTCTTCCCGgacccctacccccccaccccaccccttccctcacGGCCACCTGGTGACCCACCGTCCGCTCCCTGTCACAGGCTCCACAGCCCCAGAGCGGCCTCCAGCGCGGCATACCCACATCTGCCCGTTCCATGCTCTCCAACTTCGCGCAGGCGCCCCAGCTGTCTGTGCCTGGTGGCCTCCTTGGGATGCCAGGTAAGAAGCAGTGATGGGAGGGGCCTTCAGGCTAGCAGGCCGCTCTTCCGCTTCTGCGCTTTCTTCAGGCCTTCCTCCCTTCACTCTGGGTATTTAGCATGTTTGCTAGCTTCATGGTCCGTGCCGAGCACAGCGCGATAGGGTTCTGGTGGTGAAAACAGCCCGGTCCCTGCCCTCGTCTGTTCACTGTCTGGTGACCCCGTCGGTGGGTGTGTGGTCACTGACCTCGATGGCAAGAGCAGGGCCAGCTGTCCCCACCCTGTTTGAATGGTGGAGGGCTGCTGCTTCACAGAAATCCAAAACGTATTCCATGAGTGTATCCCTGTGTCTTCAGTactctcctctgtttctctgaCTCGCCCATCCCGCCAAGACCGTGTTTGTTCTGTTCCTGGTAGGACTGAAGTTTCGAGAGGACCCCTTTCCCTAAACGTGGGGTGCAGAGGGGCGGTTGGCTGCTGACATAACACTTACCTAAGTCTGGACAGATGCACGCAACCTCTGgtgcccccgccccacctccaAGTCCACGCCCCCGGGTCCTCCCAGGTCATACCTGGGACGGTCACCGGGTCGTGCAGTCAAGAAGATGCTGCTTCCTCTTCTAacgcctgcccctccacccctcccccccactcccgcTTTTGTCTCCTGGGTCCAGGTGTCAACATTGCATACTTGAACACCGGCATCGGAGGACACAAAGCTCCCAGTTTGGCAGACAGACAGCGGGAGTACCTTTTAGACATGATCCCTCCCCGGTCTATAGCGCAGTCCATCAGCGGGCAGAAATAACGCCTGTCCACGCGCACTGCCCCAGCCTTGAACCCTTTACCCCTCCTCTCCCATTGCCCCCAACTTCCGTCGCATGCAGTGCCTGTACTGGTGCCTACCATACacggaaaacaaaacagaaaacagaagacaaaccTAGAAATCAACAGGAAAACGCGCCTGCCCTGCCCGCCACCCCTCTCTCACTGCTGCGATTCTGCCGCTCTTGTCTTCTCTCCGGTTTTCTTTCACAGTGAGGTGCTCTTCACCTCGGATGAGGTCAGAGTGAGGTcctggggagagagaaatctAAGCCCTCTGACGTGTGTTTCTAAAGTTTTTATGCtctaattattatcatttttaatgatgtTGTGTGTCCTCCCCTTTGTTCAGTGGACGgttaaacctttttattttctcaatattttcctttttctcttttttttttttcttttttgtaaacacAGATGACATTCAGATAAATGACAGGAGCATTGCAGGGGGTCCCCAAGCAGATATGACTGGCAACGTTGGGGGCAGAAGTTTTTAATGCACTTaacctgggggtggggcaaggtGATGGCATCAGATAGGGAGGACATCAGCCCTTGGTGTCTCTGGGCTGGACAGTCTGGGAGGTGGTGTTTTGTACTGAAGTTGGGCTCTAAGAATGAGGGGAATGAGCCTGGAGGGAGAAGCTTTAAAATGTAACCACCACGGAATTGACccacagagaaaggggagagggacgTGGGGACAAGTATAGTGTTGAGCCAAGGAGGACGGAGGCTGGTGTTGGCCTCTTGGATGCTCTCCTGGTCCCAGTGGAGATAGAAGTCTATTCCAGGTCAACTAGCCCCAAATTATTTCACCTTACTTTCTTTGTaaaataccccccccccaccttttcaaTCCTGATCTGCTCCTGGTAAACTCAGTCCCCCAAGTCCCGTCTATAATCCAGCCTGAGTTAGCCAGTGTCCTGGGAGCTGGGCGGGACATGctgagtgagacagagaagggaagagagaagggctTTCTCTCCCAGCAGGTGAGACCCCATCTGTCTGTCCCACCCTCCAGCCAGGAGGAGGGAACAGGGATGCCTCACCAGCTTGGAGTCCTGCCCTGGTCTGCTGTCCTGAGTGCAGAACCCACTGCTCAGAGCCACACAACTCTGGTCAAAGCCAGCTCTGAGTCTCGGCTGCAAAAGTAGTTGTggtgccccctccccaacccatcTCCAGAAAtctattaattttccttttttgttgttttcagctttttcttaAGCGCTACTAATGTAGGGAATGAACTGAATTGTGCAATGTTGCTGTTCTGGGGATAAGAGAGGTTGGCACCCCATCTGCCCACACCGTGGGGGAAGCAAGAGGGGGACCAGGCTGTCTCTGAGGTAAAGCACTCACCTGCCTCTCCAGCTCTAGAAGCTGCCAGAGTACAGGAAAGGGATACACTGAGCAGAGACGTGTGAAGAGGAGTTTAGAATTTTGTCCTTGAAAGCCACCTGGGAAAGTTCccccacttttattttaaaaaattaaataatgtttttaaagtaagaaggcacttttaaaattaacacacacacaaactgcacATCTTGCCCATAAAGTTTGTGAGTCAGTGGGGAGAAGGAGCTGGAATCAGGCtcagtgcccccctccccatacCCCAGAGCCACTGTGGGTTACTCTACTGGCCCTACGGGCCTTCCtggattttttctttcctcccttcccccaaattcattGAGCACTTAATAAAGGAGCAGAGATACAGCCTGTGTCTGGGCTCCCCCAGTGGTGAAGTGATCTGAAGCTAGATGCTAGTAACAGATAGTGATGGGGCTGTTTGGAGTTTTTTTTCTGGGGCCTGTGGTGCCCCTGACtgtaagtgggggagaagggggattGTGAAACTGGGTCTggggttattttaaaattatatatatatacatatatatatatatataaagatatattctTACATCTTTGCTTTGCCCTCTGTGCTTTGAAAGCACTGGATAAATcgtttggttttgcttttctctcttccacgAAATTGgaagcttttttattatttttttttctttttgttttttgttgttttttaaattttacctgcAAATCACCTTGCCTTGTGGCATGTCTGTCTAGCCTCTTCCGCCCGGCCCGCCATGACAAAGTGCCATTTCTGTcatgtctcccctcccccagctcggAGGTACCAGGTGCCCAAGTTTGTCAG
Coding sequences within it:
- the GATAD2B gene encoding transcriptional repressor p66-beta isoform X3, which produces MLEIHKSSVGLQTECGSRMDRMTEDALRLNLLKRSLDPADERDDVLAKRLKMEGHEAMERLKMLALLKRKDLANLDVPHELPTKQDGSGVKGYEEKLNGNLRPHGDTRTAGRPGKENISDEPVDMSARRSEPDRGRLTPSPDIIVLSDNEASSPRSSSRMEERLKAANLEMFKGKGIEERQQLIKQLRDELRLEEARLVLLKKLRQSQLQKENVVQKTPVVQNAASIVQPSPAHGGQQGLSKLPSRPGAQGVEPQSLRTLQGHSVIRSATSTTLPHMLMSQRVIAPNPAQLQGQRGPPKPGLVRTTTPNMNPAINYQPQSSSSVPCQRTTSSAIYMNLASHMQPGTVNRVSSPLPSPSAMTDAANSQAAAKLALRKQLEKTLLEIPPPKPPAPLLHFLPSAANSEFIYMVGLEEVVQSVIDSQGKSCASLLRVEPFVCAQCRTDFTPHWKQEKNGKILCEQCMTSNQKKALKAEHTNRLKNAFVKALQQEQEIEQRLQQQAALSPTAAPAVSSVSKQETIMRHHTLRQAPQPQSGLQRGIPTSARSMLSNFAQAPQLSVPGGLLGMPGVNIAYLNTGIGGHKAPSLADRQREYLLDMIPPRSIAQSISGQK
- the GATAD2B gene encoding transcriptional repressor p66-beta isoform X1 yields the protein MLYRLGQPGALVILPNTFASHPLSSRTVEGIVFRSHLYSPSHRMDRMTEDALRLNLLKRSLDPADERDDVLAKRLKMEGHEAMERLKMLALLKRKDLANLDVPHELPTKQDGSGVKGYEEKLNGNLRPHGDTRTAGRPGKENISDEPVDMSARRSEPDRGRLTPSPDIIVLSDNEASSPRSSSRMEERLKAANLEMFKGKGIEERQQLIKQLRDELRLEEARLVLLKKLRQSQLQKENVVQKTPVVQNAASIVQPSPAHGGQQGLSKLPSRPGAQGVEPQSLRTLQGHSVIRSATSTTLPHMLMSQRVIAPNPAQLQGQRGPPKPGLVRTTTPNMNPAINYQPQSSSSVPCQRTTSSAIYMNLASHMQPGTVNRVSSPLPSPSAMTDAANSQAAAKLALRKQLEKTLLEIPPPKPPAPLLHFLPSAANSEFIYMVGLEEVVQSVIDSQGKSCASLLRVEPFVCAQCRTDFTPHWKQEKNGKILCEQCMTSNQKKALKAEHTNRLKNAFVKALQQEQEIEQRLQQQAALSPTAAPAVSSVSKQETIMRHHTLRQAPQPQSGLQRGIPTSARSMLSNFAQAPQLSVPGGLLGMPGVNIAYLNTGIGGHKAPSLADRQREYLLDMIPPRSIAQSISGQK
- the GATAD2B gene encoding transcriptional repressor p66-beta isoform X2; translation: MLYRLGQPGALVILPNTFASHPLSSRTVEGIVFRSHLYSPSHRMDRMTEDALRLNLLKRSLDPADERDDVLAKRLKMEGHEAMERLKMLALLKRKDLANLDVPHELPTKQDGSGVKGYEEKLNGNLRPHGDTRTAGRPGKENISDEPVDMSARRSEPDRGRLTPSPDIIVLSDNEASSPRSSSRMEERLKAANLEMFKGKGIEERQQLIKQLRDELRLEEARLVLLKKLRQSQLQKENVVQKTPVVQNAASIVQPSPAHGGQQGLSKLPSRPGAQGVEPQSLRTLQGHSVIRSATSTTLPHMLMSQRVIAPNPAQLQGQRGPPKPGLVRTTTPNMNPAINYQPSSSSVPCQRTTSSAIYMNLASHMQPGTVNRVSSPLPSPSAMTDAANSQAAAKLALRKQLEKTLLEIPPPKPPAPLLHFLPSAANSEFIYMVGLEEVVQSVIDSQGKSCASLLRVEPFVCAQCRTDFTPHWKQEKNGKILCEQCMTSNQKKALKAEHTNRLKNAFVKALQQEQEIEQRLQQQAALSPTAAPAVSSVSKQETIMRHHTLRQAPQPQSGLQRGIPTSARSMLSNFAQAPQLSVPGGLLGMPGVNIAYLNTGIGGHKAPSLADRQREYLLDMIPPRSIAQSISGQK
- the GATAD2B gene encoding transcriptional repressor p66-beta isoform X4, with amino-acid sequence MDRMTEDALRLNLLKRSLDPADERDDVLAKRLKMEGHEAMERLKMLALLKRKDLANLDVPHELPTKQDGSGVKGYEEKLNGNLRPHGDTRTAGRPGKENISDEPVDMSARRSEPDRGRLTPSPDIIVLSDNEASSPRSSSRMEERLKAANLEMFKGKGIEERQQLIKQLRDELRLEEARLVLLKKLRQSQLQKENVVQKTPVVQNAASIVQPSPAHGGQQGLSKLPSRPGAQGVEPQSLRTLQGHSVIRSATSTTLPHMLMSQRVIAPNPAQLQGQRGPPKPGLVRTTTPNMNPAINYQPQSSSSVPCQRTTSSAIYMNLASHMQPGTVNRVSSPLPSPSAMTDAANSQAAAKLALRKQLEKTLLEIPPPKPPAPLLHFLPSAANSEFIYMVGLEEVVQSVIDSQGKSCASLLRVEPFVCAQCRTDFTPHWKQEKNGKILCEQCMTSNQKKALKAEHTNRLKNAFVKALQQEQEIEQRLQQQAALSPTAAPAVSSVSKQETIMRHHTLRQAPQPQSGLQRGIPTSARSMLSNFAQAPQLSVPGGLLGMPGVNIAYLNTGIGGHKAPSLADRQREYLLDMIPPRSIAQSISGQK